Proteins found in one Takifugu rubripes chromosome 17, fTakRub1.2, whole genome shotgun sequence genomic segment:
- the LOC101075985 gene encoding lysyl oxidase homolog 4-like, giving the protein MSCFGFLHTLLCLLLLHPPPTSAQLVRLAGVNRRNANEGRVEVFHDGAWGTVCDDEVDLTLANVVCRELGFQRGLTWAHSARFGEGQGLIWLDNVRCSGTERSVSQCRSNGWGINDCTHSEDLGVICSPERRPDSPQVNLEEAPPSSGHQTRQTRPRTSSQSGSSSAPVHVSSSTRGHEIALHRGPTASRRNSISPHENGHEIQILRRNRGGSRPGSDVSLASPQGHQLPPWLARSATNRQRQDTARRGPARREEDRQPPRPLSGNHVDPEPLYPDVGPEADAQFTQGSVHLEEARLRPVLTGNSGGLVTEGVLEVKHAGKWRHVCSRGWDLSSSRVVCGMLGFPAAQPFDQNAYRKLWDSKLADPSSRLRTLISKKGYWVEKVQCQGVEASLSQCPARLSNPSADAPCRGGMHAVVRCVAGSQFTQNGRAPAPPAVPPVVRLKAGPRLGEGRVEVLREGKWGTVCDHLWDIAAASVVCRELGFGTAKEALTRAQLGQGTGPIHMNSVQCTGRERSIAECRYREVALYTCKHNQDVSVRCNVPNTGLQATVRLVGGRESSEGRVEVLMDAGGARRWGAVCSENWGINEAMVVCRQLGLGFAARAHQETWYWSGSSDAAQVILSGTHCVGNEMSIQQCRRNSNVYCPRGGDGRAAGVTCAETAPDLVLDAQLVQETAYVEDRPLHLLTCANEENCLSSSAARMNWPYGHRRLLRFSSRIMNLGRADFRPKAGRESWTWHQCHRHYHSIEVFTHYDLLTLNGTKVAEGHKASFCLEDTYCPEGLHKRYACYNMGQQGISVGCWDTYRHDIDCQWIDITDIRPGEYIFQVEVNPSLDMAESDFQNNVMRCRCKYDGARVYMHGCHAGDAYSAEAEDLFDHQRQISNNFL; this is encoded by the exons ATGTCGTGTTTTGGGTTcctgcacacactcctctgcctcctgctcctccacccccctcccacctctgccCAGCTCGTGCGTTTGGCGGGCGTGAACAGGCGCAACGCCAACGAGGGGCGCGTGGAGGTGTTCCACGATGGCGCCTGGGGGACGGTGTGCGACGACGAGGTGGACTTGACCCTGGCCAACGTGGTGTGTCGGGAGCTGGGCTTTCAGCGCGGCCTCACCTGGGCGCACAGCGCCAGGTTTGGGGAGGGACAAG GTTTGATCTGGTTGGACAACGTGCGGTGCAGCGGGACCGAGCGCTCCGTCTCCCAGTGTCGCTCCAACGGTTGGGGAATCAACGACTGCACTCATTCGGAGGACCTGGGGGTCATTTGTAGTCCAGAAAGAAGACCTGACTCTCCGCAGGTCAACCTGGAGGAGGCTCCTCCGTCCTCTGGACATCAGACAAGGCAGACGAGACCCAGGACCTCGTCACAGTCTGGGTCCTCTTCGGCCCCGGTCCACGTCTCGTCTTCCACGAGAGGCCATGAGATCGCCCTCCATCGCGGCCCAACCGCCTCCCGCCGCAACAGCATCTCGCCGCACGAAAACGGCCACGAGATCCAGATCCTGCGGCGGAATCGGGGCGGATCCAGACCGGGTTCGGACGTCAGTTTGGCCTCGCCGCAGGGACACCAGCTGCCCCCGTGGCTGGCGAGAAGCGCCACCAACAGGCAGAGGCAGGACACGGCACGGAGAGGCCCGGCGAGGcgggaggaggacaggcagcCACCGAGGCCGCTCAGTGGAAACCACGTCGACCCAGAACCGCTTTATCCAGATGTGGGACCAGAGGCCGATGCCCAGTTCACACAG GGCTCCGTCCACTTGGAGGAGGCTCGCTTGCGGCCCGTGCTCACCGGAAACAGCGGCGGTTTGGTCACGGAAGGAGTGCTGGAAGTGAAGCACGCGGGGAAGTGGCGTCACGTGTGCAGCCGCGGTTGGGACCTGAGCAGCAGCCGCGTCGTCTGTGGCATGTTGGGGTTCCCGGCTGCGCAGCCGTTTGACCAAAATGCTTACAG GAAACTATGGGACTCAAAGTTAGCCGATCCCTCCTCCAG ACTGAGGACGCTGATCAGTAAGAAGGGCTACTGGGTGGAGAAGGTGCAGTGTCAGGGTGTGGAAGCCTCCCTGTCGCAGTGCCCGGCCCGGCTGTCCAACCCCAGCGCCGACGCACCGTGTCGCGGGGGCATGCACGCCGTCGTCCGCTGTGTGGCTGGATCGCAGTTCACGCAAAATGGCCGAGCCCCCGCACCCCCCGCTGTACCA CCGGTTGTGCGCCTGAAGGCGGGGCCGCGCCTCGGCGAGGGCCGCGTTGAGGTGCTGAGGGAGGGGAAGTGGGGCACCGTGTGTGACCACCTGTGGGACATCGCTGCAGCCAGTGTGGTGTGCAGAGAGCTGGGCTTCGGGACAGCCAAAGAGGCCCTCACCAGAGCTCAGCTGGGACAGG GTACCGGCCCCATCCACATGAACAGCGTGCAGTGCACGGGCAGGGAGAGGTCCATCGCGGAGTGCCGCTACAGAGAAGTGGCGCTTTACACCTGCAAACACAACCAGGACGTGTCAGTCCGCTGCAACGTGCCCAACACCGGCCTGCAGGCGACGGTGCGTCTGGTAGGAGGCAGAGAGTCGTCAGAGGGCCGAGTGGAGGTGCTGATGGACGCCGGAGGCGCGAGGCGTTGGGGCGCCGTCTGCAGCGAGAACTGGGGCATCAACGAGGCCATGGTGGTCTGTCGACAGCTCGGGCTGGGCTTCGCTGCAAGAGCTCATCAA GAAACCTGGTACTGGTCGGGTTCTTCAGACGCCGCTCAGGTGATTCTGAGCGGAACTCACTGCGTCGGCAATGAGATGTCCATCCAGCAGTGTCGCCGAAACTCTAACGTCTACTGCCCCCGAGGAGGAGATGGTAGAGCTGCGGGAGTCACCTGTGCAGAGA CCGCTCCCGACCTCGTCCTCGATGCTCAGCTCGTCCAAGAGACGGCCTACGTGGAGGATCGACCGCTCCacctcctcacctgtgctaatGAAGAGAACTGTCTGTCCTCCTCCGCCGCCAGGATGAACTGGCCCTACGGACACCGTCGCCTCCTGCGCTTCTCCTCGCGCATCATGAACCTCGGCCGCGCCGACTTCCGGCCCAAAGCCGGCAGAGAGAGTTGGACCTGGCACCAGTGTCACAG GCACTACCACAGCATTGAGGTGTTCACCCACTACGATCTGCTGACGCTCAATGGGACCAAGGTGGCTGAAGGCCATAAAGCTAGCTTCTGTCTGGAGGACACCTACTGCCCAGAAG GTCTGCATAAACGCTATGCTTGCTACAACATGGGGCAGCAGGGCATCTCAGTAGGCTGCTGGGACACTTACCGCCACGACATCGACTGCCAGTGGATCGATATCACAGACATACGGCCCGGAGAATACATTTTCCAG